The genomic stretch ACATAGTGATCTCAAGTCTGTATACTGTATACTGTATATCGTCGAGGATTGATATTAAGTCGAATTAATAGTACCATTGGATATACCTACATTTATTCATAATTATGAAGATAAAGTTGTTCATTATTATTTAGCGGGTTTGAGTTTCTAGTCCCTTTTTCGTCGTCTAACAGGAGTATCTGTAAGGACTGTATTTCattgtgtatgtgtgtgtgtgcgcggtttcccctctttctctttcttcctctgccgTCTGGCCCTCGTTCTTGAACCCCATAGAACCATGACATGGACTTAAGACGGCCTCTTATACTTCTTGGGATTTCTTGACTTCACCTGCTCGGACCTTGGGAGGTTCAACACCGCCTCTTGCCCTTCTCATACTTTGCCTCTTTCTCATACACTCTCTGGCTTTGGaaactttttcttttttttttttttccttttctctctctcttctcgTTACTTCCAAATTTTCTCCTTGAGAAAGCTAACCGTCAAGGGTCTAGTCCAGCACTGGTTACTTGTTCGAATTGGAGGTTTCAGATAGTACGGGAAAGAGAGCGTGAGAGTGATCTGCAGCTTTCAGTACTTGACTATACACGCTGTTAGGGtaaaacaaacaacaaatccaatcaatcaaaaatTGGATTGCCACAGGGAACTTTGACAACAAGATCGAATACCAAAAATAAATCTCAAATACTACTGATAGGAATTTAAAATTTTCTTACTACTGATGAAGGtgtgttccttttttttaattcaattttttttctttaaacctcttctccttgccctcATGGACGTGCCTCTCATaagcttttcctttcccccatGATATCACGCTACGTActggttggtttggttgaaCCAATCTTTGCCGCCAACCGACGGTGACCTTAATTCCTCCTACTCACTGCCACTACCACCAACTACCACCACTTTCTCCAGAGTTTCCCTCTCTCCGGGCTAACGTAACCGATCATGCTTCCCACCAACAGCGACTTCGTCCCGGTACATTGACACTCGGAGGCCTGGTTATTCACTGCTATTGTtaaccttcttttttttacgtataattttttttccctctttttttttatatttccttttttccttttgtccTTTCCAACTATACTCCACACCACACTTCCCTACCTATCGcctacttttttttcccattcTTAAATATTACACTCCCCTCactccctccctccctccctccctccctccctctctcccGCCGCCCCTGAACTTAACCGGCCGTTCGGGGGTCGTGTCAgttcttggtcttcctcaGCTCTCGTCCATCGCCTGGATTTTCAAACGCGCCGGCCTTGACCGAATGTGCGACTCGACTTGTCGACCTCTCCCCGGACTCCATGCGTTCAGCCCGTGACCCATTGGACGACACAGACCCTCCATTGTTCGAGGACGGTTGCGCAGCGTACGTTGGGTGCCAACATCTGCAAGGTAACATTTTACATGAGTACATGTGTGTACGTGTGTCCGTCTGCGTCCTGCGTGTTTGGTAGCGACCGCTCTCGAGAGTGCCGCTGCTGTCCGATTTTCATCGTGCGTGACGGAACAAGATGGAGCCCGAAGGTTCAAATGGGCCCAAACGGAATTCCATACACCAGGGTTTATACAGTCGCCCAGTCGAACGGCGTTCAAGCAAAAAATCATCATCCAGGGACCGTCACGGCATGGTCTACCCCGAAAGCTTCAGGGATACAGGCATCCGCACAGTAACGCCAGACTCCGCCGCGGAGACCACGAACCATTCCCCTCTGTCGGACGCGGAGCATCTTTCTTCAGGCGCAGCCCCTTCGCCCCGTGTGACCGCCAGAACAAGGCCTGCCAATCTAGATACTCGTCGCGACTTCCAATCTTATCATCCCGCgggcgatgaggaagagttCCAAGTGGAATCGAAGAGCCAACGGGCGCGATCTCGGACCACCACCTTGGAGGATCAGCGCAGTGAGCTCTCCCCAAACTCCTTCTATCTCAAATCCCGGAGCCGCTTAGGCTCCGTCAATGCCGTAACGCCCCAGTCAAGACACTCAGATGAACCAACTGGATCAATCGGCTATCCATCAATACAATCGCCCACCTATCTGAGCCAAACCCTCGGACGTCACCGGGTCAGCCGAGCCTCCGGGGGCTCAAACTTTCTGGCCAGTGTCGCTAGCAATCCGCCGCCGTCGCCTTTGTCGAGTACCGATTCTGCGAAGATCCTACAGCTGATGAAGACCACATGCGGAAGGATGCATGGTATTCTTTCCTTCCGGACCGCCAACACCACCGCTTGGACGTCCGGCTACTGCGCTATCAACGTTGCTACGGGAAGTTTGATCTACCAGGCCAAAGGGGAGCCCGCATTAGCTAAGACCTTGATCCCGGACCTTCGCGGCTGCCAGGTTCGCTCCCTTGTCGACCCCGAGCTTCGGACGAACTATCTCAGCGTATCTACATTTACCTCTGGCCTTGGGGTAGAGTTGAGGCCTCATGTGAGCGAAACATTCGATTCGTGGCTCGCTGCGTTGTTGTGCTGGCAGCCAATCAGGCCAAAAGGTGTTCAGAATAAGATGACCAAACCTCAGTCGGTTGCGATAGGTGATCGTCGTCTTGCCGACCGTCGAAGAAACTCCGAAAGCACTGttcaaaaagaagcagccatAATCAAAGTGGGTAAGATGCTCCTATGGGATAGACCAAATGCCTCAGGCGCTCGACCTTCGTCTGGTCGCCGGGTCTCAACATACCGCCAGCAACGTGCGCTCTCGTCGTCCTGGCAAAGGGTCAGCTGCACACTGCAGGAGAATGGCGTTTTCAAACTCTTCACCGAATCTGACATCACCTTTGTGCACTGCATTCAATTATCTCAGCTCTCCCGGTGCGCCGTCCAACGGTTGAACTCGTCGGTTTTGGAAGACGAATTCTGCATTGCCATATACCCACAGTATGCGGCGCACTCAGTATCGGGGCTGACGCGTCCAGTGTATCTGGCCCTCGAAAGCCGGGTGCTATTTGAGGTgtggtttgttcttttgcGTGCCTTCACAATCCCAGAACTATACGGCCCTGAAACGTCAATCGAAGACAATCCGGCGAAGGCTCCAGCGCCCGATGCTACCTCTACCTCTATAGCGGACATGTTTCGGATTGAGAGAATGCTCACCGTGAGAGTGACCGAGGCCAAATTATTCCGTAGCAGGTCGGAGGAGGCCCCTCGAAGTCGCAAGCAGTCCCGATCTCATAGCAACTCGACGCCAACGGGCGCCGTGAACGATTATTATACTGAAGTTCTACTAGACGGAGAGATCCGCGCCAAAACCGCCGTCAAGTACCGCACCGCAAATCCTTTCTGGCGGGAAGATTTTACTTTCAACGACCTCCCACCTGTCTTGTCCCAAGTTTCGATACTTGTAAAGAACCCCAATCCGACCCAAAAAGATTGGTCGCTTATCGCGCACGGGTCGTATGCCTTGAATCAGGATAGCTACCCTATGCGCGTGTTGGATGACGTTGAGCTGTCCTCTCATGACGCAACATTCGGAAGAGTAGAACTGCGACTGGATGACTTGGAGCCGGGTGTGGAAGTCGAGAAGTGGTGGCCGATCCTTGATGACCGAGACCAACCCGTAGGAGAGATGCTGATGAGAGCTCGGATGGAAGAAACTGTTGTTCTTATGTCCCATGAATACACTCCAATGTCGGagcttctccattctttcacCAATGGACTTTCCGTCAACATGGCCCAGATTCTATCTTCTGAACTTACATTACTATCGGAGGCGCTCTTAAACATCTTTCAGGTGTCAGGGACAACCGTGGAGTGGATTCAAGCCTTGGTCGAAGATGAAATTGATGGACTTCACAAGGACTCAAACGCGAACAGACTTAGATATACTACCAGGATCCATTCCAACGACACAAGAGAGTCTGGTCAGGATCGGGAAGTCCTTGTAAGGGATTTGGGGCGTACCGCAACCGTGGAGGCTAACCTCCTTTTCCGAGGGAATTCTCTTCTTACGAAGGCGCTGGACTACCATATGCGTAGGCTAGGAAAGGAATATCTCGAAGAAACCATAGGTGAGCGTCTACGTGATATAGACGAGAGCGATCCGGAATGTGAAGTAGACCCTTCTCGCGTGCATCGTTCGGATGATCTGGAACGCAACTGGAGAAATCTCATCTCCCTCACTACCAGTGTTTGGAAAACGATTGCGGGCTCCGCGTCTCGATGCCCTGCCGAGCTGCGACTCATATTTCGGCATGTCAGGGCATGCGCAGAAGATCGTTACGGCGATTTTCTTCGCACTGTCACCTATAGTAGCGTCTCgggctttttgtttctgcGATTCTTCTGTCCAGCAATCCTGAACCCAAAGCTGTTTGGATTGCTGAAAGGTATGCATTTTCTGGCCTCTAACCGTTCAGTTTCATCGACTAACGCAGTACAGATCACCCTCGCCCTCGAGCCCAACGTACTTTGACTCTGATTGCCAAAGCTTTGCAAGGATTGGCTAACATGACTACCTTTGGGAGCAAAGAACCTTGGATGGAGCCTATGAACAAGTTCTTGGTAGGCAATCGTATCGAATTTAAACAGTTCGTGGATTCAATTTGTGCAATACCCGCCGACCGACCAACTCCAATCGTCACACCCTCCTATGCCACCCCGATTCAAATCCTTGGTCGCTTACCTCCCACGTCACGGGAAGGGTTTCCcagtcttcctttcttgATAGATCACCCTCGCAGCTTTGCGATTCTGATTCGGATATGGCTTGAAGGGGCACCTGCGAGACTTAATGAGATAGAAGATCTCGACCCGGCACTTAAGAAATTCCATGACATGGCGCTTCATCTCGACCGGCGTACCAAGGAATGTTTGAGTAAAGCCGAGCAGGCAGAGCGCCCAAGTGGAGATCTCGAGGTTAAGTGGGAAGAACTAGTTGACTCCATGGAACGGTCGGCCACTTTCTACGAGGAGAGCTCCAAACCCACTACGCCGGCCACGGAGACGGCAATTGCGGGATCTGCGTCTATCGCTGGAAGTCACCGAAATTCAATCGGCTACTTTGCTACGCGGCCTTCGCTCCCTCGCCGGTCGACCGACTATGCCGCtgacggtgatgatgatacccCTCCAAGCTCTTCCTCAGCAACATGGGACCAGAGTCGTGTGCCTTTCTCGATACCACGGTGGTCGGACACGCGTGATAGCACTGGTAGTTCCAAGAATTCTTCGACTTACTCTCTTGAATACCCAGACTCCTCTAAGCCTCGCAGGTCTAG from Aspergillus oryzae RIB40 DNA, chromosome 1 encodes the following:
- a CDS encoding GTPase-activating protein BUD2 (GTPase-activating protein), which encodes MEPEGSNGPKRNSIHQGLYSRPVERRSSKKSSSRDRHGMVYPESFRDTGIRTVTPDSAAETTNHSPLSDAEHLSSGAAPSPRVTARTRPANLDTRRDFQSYHPAGDEEEFQVESKSQRARSRTTTLEDQRSELSPNSFYLKSRSRLGSVNAVTPQSRHSDEPTGSIGYPSIQSPTYLSQTLGRHRVSRASGGSNFLASVASNPPPSPLSSTDSAKILQLMKTTCGRMHGILSFRTANTTAWTSGYCAINVATGSLIYQAKGEPALAKTLIPDLRGCQVRSLVDPELRTNYLSVSTFTSGLGVELRPHVSETFDSWLAALLCWQPIRPKGVQNKMTKPQSVAIGDRRLADRRRNSESTVQKEAAIIKVGKMLLWDRPNASGARPSSGRRVSTYRQQRALSSSWQRVSCTLQENGVFKLFTESDITFVHCIQLSQLSRCAVQRLNSSVLEDEFCIAIYPQYAAHSVSGLTRPVYLALESRVLFEVWFVLLRAFTIPELYGPETSIEDNPAKAPAPDATSTSIADMFRIERMLTVRVTEAKLFRSRSEEAPRSRKQSRSHSNSTPTGAVNDYYTEVLLDGEIRAKTAVKYRTANPFWREDFTFNDLPPVLSQVSILVKNPNPTQKDWSLIAHGSYALNQDSYPMRVLDDVELSSHDATFGRVELRLDDLEPGVEVEKWWPILDDRDQPVGEMLMRARMEETVVLMSHEYTPMSELLHSFTNGLSVNMAQILSSELTLLSEALLNIFQVSGTTVEWIQALVEDEIDGLHKDSNANRLRYTTRIHSNDTRESGQDREVLVRDLGRTATVEANLLFRGNSLLTKALDYHMRRLGKEYLEETIGERLRDIDESDPECEVDPSRVHRSDDLERNWRNLISLTTSVWKTIAGSASRCPAELRLIFRHVRACAEDRYGDFLRTVTYSSVSGFLFLRFFCPAILNPKLFGLLKDHPRPRAQRTLTLIAKALQGLANMTTFGSKEPWMEPMNKFLVGNRIEFKQFVDSICAIPADRPTPIVTPSYATPIQILGRLPPTSREGFPSLPFLIDHPRSFAILIRIWLEGAPARLNEIEDLDPALKKFHDMALHLDRRTKECLSKAEQAERPSGDLEVKWEELVDSMERSATFYEESSKPTTPATETAIAGSASIAGSHRNSIGYFATRPSLPRRSTDYAADGDDDTPPSSSSATWDQSRVPFSIPRWSDTRDSTGSSKNSSTYSLEYPDSSKPRRSSITRETASKYRFFDLVPTTSRRRARDREHAQQQSREELRNEF